In Ciconia boyciana chromosome 1, ASM3463844v1, whole genome shotgun sequence, the genomic stretch TAATTCAAACTATAGAAAACAGGCAGGTACTACACTAGTGGGTATCAGAGAAAGTGCAGATAATGTTCTGGAGTATGCGTGTAGTAGGAGCATTAGTAGTAGGAAATAACATATACCAGGTGCAGGTTCTTCAGCTTTGCACAGAGAATATTTTGCATCCCCACCAGGACGAACACATTTTAAGTTTCCAACAGCTCCATCTGCTGTTGTCACTGCATGGTTTCTTTCCTCCACCAAGAAGTCCTTACACTTGTTTAACTTTCAGTTAAACCCTTTTTGTTAGCATTTTAATACCGAAACCTACCTGAGAGTTCTGGCACTTCAGTTTGTACTGACTCTATGACATAAATTcccaggattttttaaaagagttcGTCAAGTACATACAGTCTTAATGGTACAAACAGAAGACATCGAAGGCAGGCCTTCTCTTCTAACACAGCTGATGCATAAATGCTAAAGCACTTTGATGTGGCCTCAaggctgcagaaatggaaatttagATCTGCAACTAAACAGACACTAAAATCTGGcaaagctgagaaaagaaagtaaaaccaaGTCTAGTCTGGTCAACAGGCTGTGGCTTCATAGTAACTGATACCGGATCTGTGTGTTACTGTATCTCATTTGATCCAGATCAGATACAGGCATATGATGGCACTTGGGTCAAATTAGTCAGACGACTTGCTAGAGAGTTGATGCTGGTTGTATGCTGGCTGCAGGACAGATATCCCTCAGGTCTGCCAGTACAAAGGCAACCAGTCCTTACGACTGACTTCAAATGTCAGGGAGAGCACAGCCATCTCTCACAGCCATCAGGGAGAGCACAGCATTGTGTGCCCAGGAATTTTTTCTGCCTCATCCGGGGAGCCCTTAACCTGGATCACTGACTCGGCTGACAAGGCAAAAGACAGCCAGCACCCAGGCTCTGTTTGCGATGACTGCTCCTGCTAGGGATTGGGGAGGACTCTGAGTCCAGGCACAGGTGCCGAAATGGTCCCTGCATGGAAGTGCTGAACAACTTATGCCTAGGTGCTGTAAAAGAGGATTATTTGCAGCAACTGTCAATGCACTGTGAGCAGCTGTCCTGGACTGGTAAGGACAGAGACGCGACCTGTGTGTAAGACCGGGGACTGAAAGCCACTCCTGGGTATATACCCCCGACTGCTCCCAAACACTCGTGCTCCTGCCCACCTTCACTGCCCTGATttgagagggaagggaagctgGGCTGTGGGATGGGAGAGCATTGTAGTACACGGAGGGTGACTGAATGATTGAGACCTCGGGGCATGCGTGAGGGGCACAGGTTACATATAGAAGTGAGACCTAACACACATAGACTTGCTGATCAACTTCTCACTTCTGTAAGTAAATTCATCTGCCATAGATGAATTCCAGCCTTCTTGGAAGGGAGATGTGcctgtaaaatggaaaactaaCTTATTTTCTGGCATCTAAGAGAGAAATCTggcttaaagaaaataaacccttGTTACAGTTCGTATTTAATGGTCATTTCCTTCATGGACTACACTGCAGTTTGTTAACCTTTCAACTtgaaacctttattttaaaagtacattaaCATGTCATTTCATCCAGCTTCTGTGGGATTTCACAAATACGGGAGAAAGACCGTAAGAAAACCCAGGTGCTTGAATGAGAAACCCATGATTTTTCTTGGCTGCTTTCTGGGTGATACTGCAGCCGGATACGGGATTGGCTGTACACAGTAGAAACCAGGCAAAACCAACCTTTTTAAGGTACTATAGAAACCTGTTAGATCCTGGTTTTAATTCCTGGCACCAAAAATAACTACTGAGGTAGACAGTTGGGCCCTCACTCCCTCTTTGCAGGAGTCTTAGGAGAAGAGACAGGCTCTCCAGCCTTACCATATAAAAGTAAACCAAACGGAAGGACAGTTTGACCTTTCCTTCAGGACAAAGATTCCAAATATTacttttctcctcattttgGGGCATATTTAATTCCAGCAGgatcagaaactgaaaacactgtGGTTTTTCAAACAGGGTGTTGGGCTGTCTCTGGCTCTCTCTTGCTTGGTTTCACTAATCAATCTCGCTCTGTGCTTGCACCTATAGGCCACAATTCTCCATCCGGCAGTATGATTTTTCACTAGTGTTCCCCATTTGGGGCTTCCAacagtttttgctttcctgaatcCTAGGAGAGAAAACGTCCTTTGCTGTGAGCCAGTTGTGCACTCTCACACCACTATTCCACGTcatgagatttcttttccagGAGCGCTATAGCTGCTCCAGAGCCTGTGGCATCAGGCTCTGGAGCAGCACTGCTTTGCAGCTCTCTTCTGAACTACTTCGTGAACAACTGATCACCTGTTTTTGTCCATTActgatgttttgaaataataaatgtgCATGCTTTGGGCATATTAAGTGTAAACTAGTGCATTAATTTAATACACCAGCTTATTACACACAGCAAAGCCACTTCACCAAACTGACAGTTTTTGCTCCAGACAGACATGCAATAGAAGCAACATCATCCACCAGGCTGAGGACAGAGTAGCAAACTCGGCATGAGAGGAAGCTGACAGGGAGATGATAGAGCACAGTACCCAGCAGAAAGGTTTCCTGCCTTTTCAAGAACACCGAAGTGGTCTCCTTGAGGCAAGACGGCATATGCTACCAGAACAAAGCCACTGGAGTCTCTTAAAGTCTCCTCCATCTTCTCTCTCCATTAACTCGATTTATGAGGGTGCTTTAGGGAGCATTTGAGGACCAGGCTTGGAAGCAGTAATTACTCTGCTGTCACTGGTTTAATGTCCTTACTCTCTACTTTACATATCCCCCAGTCTCACTCTGACCTTGTACGTGCTTTAAATGAGGGAGTGAATGCATCGAGTTCAGGCAtgtagaaaggaagaaaatttgatTCTGTCTTCAGCTGTTGGTGCCTTCACAACAGCCTCACCTCAGATCAAGGCAGGACAGACTCTGGATCTGCCCATGATCAGTGACAATTTTATGAATAAACAACATAACAACACAGCcaatgaacaacaacaacaccCCAATCAAACACCCCAACAACACCCCAATCAACAACACCCCAACAAACAACACAACACCCCATCCTTGTGAACCAGCCGTGAACAGAAAATTTAGCAGCACCTTTGCCAGCTTCACAGTGGCAAagattcctttcctttccattaatGTTTTTCCTAGGCTCCTTGGTAGACAAATTTTTCAAAGTCATTTGGACATGACAACAGGAGGAGGCTGCTGATATAGGGGGATGGAGTTGGACTACTGATAGGTATGACATTAAGTACAACGAGACACGTTTAATGAAGAACACAGGTGTCAGACCACCGAAACTAACGTGCCGGGCCAAAGGCAGGAAGGCTTGGCTACAATACTTTTCCTGACCTCCTTCAGAAAGATGTTCAAAGCCTATGGCCAGCTGCTGAGACAGCACCAAGTCCTCTCCAAAGTTCAGATGAATATAGAGGgccaaaaaaatcacaaaagctgTGGCATAAAATGAGGTTTCTGCAATTAAGTGGATCTGTCCTGTGGAAGGTTTTGTAGGTCGGTGATAGTATTCTGGTTTTGCACAGTGGTTGGTCAGCATCCGCTTATGGAACATGTCAAATCCCACTCCTTTTGCTGAAGAGAGGGGCTGCTATGTTGTATACCAGTTATGATTTCTCTCTGGATTTTTTAAGCTTGCATACCAAGAATTACAACTTCTCTAGACAGCACACAAGAAGAACTAgtctaaaaaaaagtaaaatcatttTCCAAATAGTTAAAACTGTAAGCATTGTTTTTCTGACAGCTAAAATTTGAGTGACTAGTACAGCTTGATTCTTCAGGGCAGCCTGACACTGAGGGAGGTCACCACCGTCATTTACCAGGAATCACATCATGGGGTGCTGCAAATGAGAACATCCAAATGCTTTATTCCTTCTCCtagtgtagtctaacaggaggtggtggaaggccaggacttatgtaaagctgataagggggattcagactggaacgcggaacgtctaaacaagaattactgtccttgggagtaaagcacatcctggagaaatatgtaagctaattaagatgttttgggaaccatctgaaacaactagtagaagtgtgataagaagtACCCTCAggcaaactatcctcattataatactaaaagtcacacccctcgagctggagaccctggcccaagcagagacccctcacctttgagcgtgCGCAGAATgttaaagtagcactgtagctttaagttgaaataagagaaatgtagaccaatagaaaactgctttgtgtaattacttatgcataggtataactagactgtataaatactgtacctgcatgaccgaaCTTCATGTTAGCTTTGTGGAGCTAAAACCttagcacccatctctgcgcagacatgaaataaaatacctctgccctgtgtgtatattggcgtcttgCGCACCGGGTAAACAACCTCACACTTATAGGATAACGCTGgcactgctttggtttttttcctagatggAATTTAAGGCAACTGCTTTACACCCAGGCTCCAGTTTCTGCTGAGAACTAGGATCCCTATGGCCCCCTGGTCCCCGTCTCTTCTTCTTTCACAGCAGGATACCTGCCGCTGCAGGTGAGGAGCCTTCCCCTTTCTGGCCTCATACTCAGCTTCTCATCCAGAAATTCAGGTTCTTGCCACCCTGGCAGAGCACCTGATGATGAAGTCAGATTTCCCAATAGTGGTTTCACCTTTCTGAACACATGAGAAAAATTCAAACAACGagcaatgtttttcttattcagCACACTAACATCTTTCACGTCTTTCAGTCCCAGAATGAAGTGCCCGATTTCCTCCTTGGTCCTTCTTGGGATCAGCAGCTCCAAACCACGTCTGTCCAAGCTTCAATCTAACCAGGAATccagccagcactgcagcctAGGTCAGCTTGTACTGTCACTCACAACACACATATTTGCATAGGAGTGATGACAGAATCAAATCTGACAAAAGTCTTATCAGAAATCTTGGCAAGGAGACGTAGGTGCCAAACATAATTTGGGGAACATATAGGGAAGGCATGAACAACCCTAACCTAGTGCGGTAACATCCTTCTGGGCAGTCAGCAGCAGTGAGCCGGTGCTGGAGCTGCTAACAGCTGACTGCAGAGCTCCTTGAGAACAGAAATACACAGCCAAGCGATGCCAGCCTGGGGTGTCAGAGCACAACTCACACAACCCAGCCACGTTTCTCAAAGTTCGAGCTCCTGGACAGTCTGTAAAAATCATGGtattgttattttcatttagcGAGGGCAAGCTTACAGCACTTGTGGCGAAAAGACTCGAGAACATTTCAGGAGTTCCAGCTGTGACTGAGCCAAACAGTACAGCAGAAGAGCTTCTCCAATGGGGGTAGGGCAAAGCCTTTGGAGTTTTAAGGCAATGTATCACTTTACAGCGTGCACCTCACTTTTTTAATCACTGTGGACTACGCTTTTGTGCGTacaagccttttattttttggacAGCAAGCGGCGGAGGCAGGCTTCCCGCCACAGCAAGGGCAACGCTGTTGCAGGAGAGCGGACACCCCGGGACCTGGGGCCGGGCAGCACGGCCAGAGCACCGGGAGGAAACCCGGCCGGACGGCTGAGGCGAAGGCCCgtccgccccgccccgcccagcccagcccagcggcccgccgcgccgccgcgcccccaCGCTCCCACGCTCCCCACAACGCCCCGCGCGCAGGACCCGCCCCGCTCCCGTCACGTCCCCTCTCCCCGCCGCGCGCTCGACGTCCCACGGCCGCTCCGATTGGCCGCTTCTTTTACCGCGTGACGCGGCGCCGGGCGGTGATTGGCCGCGGCGCTGCGAGGGGCTGGAGGCGGGAGCGCTcgcccgccgctcccgggcggggatgggggggggggaaggaggaagagtggTGCGGTTGCCGTGGTGACCGGGCGGCCGTGCCCGGAAATGGGAAGGCGCCGGGAAGCGCCCAGGGAGCGCCGGCGGCCGGCAGGTACGTGCACGCGCGCGCGCGGACGCAcgcgcccccgccccccttcaccaccaccccccccccccggggcggccgccggtTGCCGGGGTGATCGCCCTCTTAAAGggcccgcggcggccgcccctcGGTGCGTGTTGCTGGTGCTGGCGGGGGCCGCGGTGCGGCCTGCGCGGGAGGGAtggccgggcccggcggcggcggcggggacgtCGGCGGTGAGGGGACCGGGCGTCCTcgcgggcggccgccggcgAGTGATGGCGCCTTGTGGTTCCCCCGGCAGGAGCGGGCCCGGGATGGCGGccgggggcccggcggggggggcgcaCAGCGTCTGCATGGTGTCGGACTTCTTCTACCCCAACATGGGGGGCGTGGAGAGCCACGTGTACCAGCTGTCGCAGTGCCTCATCGAGCGGGGCCACAAGGTCCTGGTGGTCACCCACGCCTACGGCCGCCGGAAGGGCGTCCGCTACCTCACCAACGGGCTGAAAGTCTACTACTTGCCCCTGAAGGTGATGTACAACCAGTCCACGGCGACGACGCTcttccacagccttcccctgcTCAGGTACATATTCGTGCGGGAGAGGGTCACCGTCGTCCACGCCCACAGCTCCTTCTCCGCCATGGCCCACGACGCCCTCTTCCACGCCAAGACCATGGGGCTGCGGACGGTGTTCACGGACCACTCCCTGTTTGGGTTTGCGGATGTCAGCTCGGTGCTTACCAACAAACTGCTGACGGTGTCCCTGTGCGATACAAACCACATCATCTGTGTCTCCTACACAAGTAAGGAGAACACGGTGCTGCGAGCAGCTTTGGACCCTCGCATAGTCTCTGTCATCCCCAATGCTGTCGATCCCACCGACTTCACTCCAGACCCAACAAGGAGGGATGACAGTACAATAACAATTGTTGTGGTCAGCAGACTTGTTTACAGAAAAGGTAATGGGGGCTAAAATGTAAgtttattttggttatttttttctttagcatatGGTAAGAGAGGTCTTGTTTGGTACCACTTATGCTCTGTCTCTGGTATGGATTGGATTTTAAATGGGAGTTGTAAGGTGACCGTTCTGAACTTTTGTGTCTGTGCAttcaagaagaagaaatgtacatttcagtttgtgcatGTTGGGTTCAGAggtgtatttcttctgtaatattgaagattttgaaaattgaaATTTGTAGAATGGAAGGTTTGGCTTATATTGGGGATATGATTTAGTCCCTAATCTATATATTCTGTTAGAAATGTTTTAACtggtttttatttaatcaaGCAACAGCAacttaagtgatttttttttttttgtatttgtctcCGAATAGATCACAAGTTgtcttttttcagaattttgtgTTCAGCAGTGTAACTGTCTTCAAGAGAcggagactttttttttccccttcttttgaATAGAGTTATAGCAGTAGGCTACATCATGGTAGGTTCTAAAATCAAATACAATAACGGCTTGCCCTAAATTTTGTACTCTTAGGTATAGATTTGCTTAGTGGTATAATTCCTGAGCTCTGTCAGAAATATCCAGAGTTACATTTCTTAGTTGGAGGAGAAGGACCAAAACGAATCGTACTGGAAGAAGTCCGGGAAAGATACCAGCTACATGACAGGTTTGTTCTGTGCATGTCTATGATCCTTCAATGTACGTTAGGGATGGGGAAGACAACAGCAACACCCTTTctgcctgcccctctccccctgaaaaacccaaaccccaaaaactTGAGGCTGGAGAAGATGAGAACTATTGAAGGCAAGGCAGATAGACCAGACACTAACTGAACACTTATGGGTTGGACTATGATCCTGCAAGTTAATTCACAGAAATAGACTCTGTATGAACCTTACTCGAGTCAGAGAAAAACTGACTTTAGACATAAATTTATCATATTTCTCTCTGAAACTGTGATGGTTGGATCATGTACTCCATATGGCATAAGGAGTTAGACAGCTAGTTCGTGTCACTGCTGCTTGTGAGGATGACTgctagtaatttattttattactgcagTATGAAGCTCTTTAGGGTAGTGCTTATCTAGTATGTGTTCTTGTGGTACTACAAACATGTTCCTTTGGGGTTACTGTGTtaccaaaatgtttctgtgatgcATATGCATTTGtgtatttggggttttcttgctgttcaaAGACACTTTTATGTGGCAAGGACAAGGTTCTTACTTTTctacttccttttctctgttttctgttgccCGTTCTGTACTTCAGTCAGTGTTTCCTCTGGATGGACAATAGAATTGTTTGTTAGTATCATTCTTATGTTGCCCCTTTCTGTTTCCCAGTATCTCTTCAAAATAAT encodes the following:
- the PIGA gene encoding phosphatidylinositol N-acetylglucosaminyltransferase subunit A isoform X2; translated protein: MAAGGPAGGAHSVCMVSDFFYPNMGGVESHVYQLSQCLIERGHKVLVVTHAYGRRKGVRYLTNGLKVYYLPLKVMYNQSTATTLFHSLPLLRYIFVRERVTVVHAHSSFSAMAHDALFHAKTMGLRTVFTDHSLFGFADVSSVLTNKLLTVSLCDTNHIICVSYTSKENTVLRAALDPRIVSVIPNAVDPTDFTPDPTRRDDSTITIVVVSRLVYRKGIDLLSGIIPELCQKYPELHFLVGGEGPKRIVLEEVRERYQLHDRVRLLGALEHQDVRNVLVQGHIFLNTSLTEAFCMAIVEAASCGLQVVSTRVGGIPEVLPENLIILCEPSVKSLCDGLEKAIAQLRSGTLPSPETVHNKVKTFYTWRNVAERTEKVYDRVADEVVLPMDKRLNRLMSHCGPVTGCIFALFAVLNFLFLAFLRWMTPDSIIDVAIDATGPKGAWTKQYFGRKKGRVKEELPSS
- the PIGA gene encoding phosphatidylinositol N-acetylglucosaminyltransferase subunit A isoform X1; the encoded protein is MAPCGSPGRSGPGMAAGGPAGGAHSVCMVSDFFYPNMGGVESHVYQLSQCLIERGHKVLVVTHAYGRRKGVRYLTNGLKVYYLPLKVMYNQSTATTLFHSLPLLRYIFVRERVTVVHAHSSFSAMAHDALFHAKTMGLRTVFTDHSLFGFADVSSVLTNKLLTVSLCDTNHIICVSYTSKENTVLRAALDPRIVSVIPNAVDPTDFTPDPTRRDDSTITIVVVSRLVYRKGIDLLSGIIPELCQKYPELHFLVGGEGPKRIVLEEVRERYQLHDRVRLLGALEHQDVRNVLVQGHIFLNTSLTEAFCMAIVEAASCGLQVVSTRVGGIPEVLPENLIILCEPSVKSLCDGLEKAIAQLRSGTLPSPETVHNKVKTFYTWRNVAERTEKVYDRVADEVVLPMDKRLNRLMSHCGPVTGCIFALFAVLNFLFLAFLRWMTPDSIIDVAIDATGPKGAWTKQYFGRKKGRVKEELPSS